A part of Candidatus Diapherotrites archaeon genomic DNA contains:
- a CDS encoding thioredoxin domain-containing protein, giving the protein MTKLKEKKKEIKREKGQTKIPWSIIGGIIIVIIIALVAYLAFFNKPAYEDKHPARPYYGNPNAKVLVEEFSDFQCPACGQAFILNSPVIEEFKDKIKFEYKHFPLNSLHPNAFPAAVASECALDQNKFWEMYELLFKNQQNLSKENLLNFASQLKLNEESFKACIESGVKDKYVNADKAEGEKRSVQGTPTYFVNGKKLDNWTQLKSEIENVLQ; this is encoded by the coding sequence ATGACTAAATTAAAAGAAAAGAAAAAGGAAATAAAAAGGGAGAAAGGACAAACAAAAATTCCCTGGAGCATAATTGGCGGGATAATTATAGTAATAATAATTGCGCTGGTTGCCTACCTTGCCTTTTTCAATAAGCCTGCCTACGAAGACAAGCATCCTGCAAGGCCTTATTACGGCAACCCCAATGCAAAGGTTTTAGTTGAAGAATTCTCTGACTTTCAGTGCCCTGCCTGCGGTCAAGCATTCATTCTAAACAGCCCGGTAATAGAGGAATTCAAGGACAAAATAAAATTCGAGTACAAGCACTTTCCATTGAATTCACTGCACCCTAATGCATTCCCCGCAGCAGTAGCCTCAGAGTGCGCCTTAGACCAAAACAAGTTCTGGGAAATGTACGAACTCTTATTCAAAAACCAGCAGAACCTAAGCAAGGAAAATCTGCTGAACTTTGCAAGCCAACTGAAATTAAACGAGGAATCGTTCAAGGCATGCATTGAAAGCGGGGTAAAAGACAAATATGTTAATGCAGATAAAGCTGAAGGCGAAAAGAGGAGCGTGCAAGGCACACCAACATATTTCGTGAACGGAAAGAAGCTTGACAACTGGACTCAATTGAAAAGCGAAATAGAAAATGTATTGCAATAA